The DNA sequence TCGGTCTagtaatttaggattttttcaCTTTGGTCCCATTGGTTGTGTACggattctcacttttgattTTGGTCTGTAGcacattttcattaaatatttagtagAAAATAGCACATGCTTAGCACGTgaccattaaaattttacatttttgatctcattgATTATGGAGTTATTACTTTTAGTTCCATTAACTGTAAAAAAGTAAAACTTATGGTCTTCTGCACTCAAGCTATAAATAGATGGCTGTTTCTAACGGCACAGCCATCGATCCATAGCTATGGAATTCAGCTCTGCCCTCTATGCAGCCATTaccttctttcttcttctctacTATTACCTCCTGTATTCAAGGTCCGCTAAGCTATCAACCCAAAAATCCAAATCGCCACCTGAAGCTGGCGGCGCGAGGCCTTTTACAGGCCATCTCCACCTCATGAATGGCGGCACCTCCGCCGGACTTCCTCACATCAACTTAGCAGCCCTGGCCGACAAATACGGGCCTGTTTTCACCATCCGTCTCGGTGTACGCCGAGTCCTGATCGTGAGCAGCTGGGAACTTGCCAAAGAACTGTTCACCACACGCGATGTGGCAATCTCTTCCCGTCCAAACTTCAGAGCTGCCAAACACTTGAGCTACGACTTCGCCATGTTCGGGTTCTCCCCATATGGCTCATACTGGCGCGAGCTGCGCAAGCTGACCTCGGTTGAGCTGCTCTCAAGCCGCAGGCTTGAGCTGCTGAGCCACGTACGTGTGTCAGAAACTCTGCAGTCCGTAAACGAGCTTTATAAGCTCTGGGAAGAGAAAAGAGACGGGTCGGGCTGCATGTTGGTGGACATGAAGCGATGGTTCGGGGACTTGACTTTGAATGTGATCCTCAGCATGGTGGCGGGGAAGAGATACTGTGGCGTTGGAGCCGATGCAGAGGAGACGAGACGGTGCCACCAGGTACTGAGGGAGTTCTTCAAGTTGGCGGGGGTGTTCGTGGCAGCTGACGCCATGCCTTATCTAGGGTGGCTGGATATAGGTGGATGGGAGAAGAGAATGAAGAAAACTGCAGAGGAAATGGACGGAATTGTAGGAGGATGGTTGGCGGAGCATAGGGAAGAGGAATATTCCGGCAAGAATCAGAAGCCGCAGGACTTCATGGATGTGATGCTGTCAGCTGTGCGAAGCGCGGACCTTCAGACTCAATATGATGCTGATACCATCATCAAAGCAACATGCGTGGTTTGTCAAATAACTATGAGGGTGTTcagctaaatttatttaaaatattttataagtttgtatatttcataaaatatttttttaatttattagatgatggattatattattttaaaataatttttttaagtattttaataaaataagaatatgaaAGTTACAAAATGTTATTATCGACAAGTTTATGACTAAGAATAGgtccaaaattgaaattaaattttaaaaataattaaactattcttacttttttaattaaagggATTTTATGAACTGccaagattttatttttgaatcatATAAGCTCCAtctttttgacaaaaattagCAAACATCTTCCGacatttataagttttaaaacatcttataagatatttaatttaaagagtttaTGAGTTTACCTTAACACCCTTGATCATATAGCTAAGTTACCTGTTAATTTCAGCTAAGCACGACTTGAACTCTATGCATCAAAGAACTCCTTTTGGAGATTGATGGATAAGCCAATTCAAAGctagaaaatttaattcatttaaatcgACTTGGCCAGGTTTTGATCAGTGGAGGTAGCGACACCACGACGGTCATGTTGGTATGGACACTCTCCCTCCTGTTGAACAATCGTCATGTCTTTAAAAAGGCTCAAGAAGAGCTAGACAAGCATGTCGGGAGAGAAAGGCGAGTAGACAATTCAGATATCAGCAATCTAGTCTATCTGAATGCCATCATCAAAGAGACTTTGAGATTGTACCCTGCTGGCCCTATAGGAGGAACACGGGAGTTCATCGAAGACAGCCATATAGGAGGCTACCATGTCCCGAAGGGCACATGGCTAATAGTGAACTTGTGGAAGTTACATCGTGATCCAAACGTGTGGGGAGACGACGCCTTGGAGTTTAAGCCGGAGAGGTTTTTGAGTAGAGGCAAAAATGTGGATGTGAAGGGGCATGATTTTGAGTTGATACCATTTGGTGCAGGTAGGAGAATTTGCCCTGGAGTGACTATTGGGCTGCAAATGTTGCATTTGGTACTGGCTAATTTGTTGCATGCTTTCGAGGTCTCAACTGTGAGTGATGAAATGGTTGATATGAGTGAGAGTGCTGGATTGACTAACATGAAAGCCACACCACTTGATGTTCTTGTCGCCCCAAGACTACCTCCTACTCTTTACATATAATTAGGTTAATTAAGGATATTTGATGatcttttccttcattttcttttttgtgtttttgtctTTAATATCAGTGGGATGTATAATATGTTTCAGTTTGTCTAAGTTTCAATTATGTGTTTGCTTCCGTgtcttgatatatttatagtcAAGAAGTTTTTATGATCATCACTCAACTGTATAACTTTTGACAATTATGAGGTTTggcaataaagaaaaaagagtaaaatataatttattgaggATATAAAATAACCAATACGTGGGAGGTGGAGCCCAAACACTCTCTGCATGCCTGCGGATTCCAATTggatttctcttcttcttcttggagCTTTGTATTACTTCTTCACTATAAGTCAACAATTTCTTGCgtgatattttatcaaattgattAAAGTTGAgatctcattaattaatttgaaattatgagttCAAATCTCATTAATTGGATagatgtttattttattttatatgatattgtagtttttttcatagtatacatataattatattgatatattgatcTTATATCttagttatttaatttgttaaaatattgagataattatataatttaagagagagaggaaatgTCAAGAATTTGTATCTTCCAaagtcttttttatttgtaattttatgagaattcTGGTCAGGTACGATGTTTGTTTGATAGATGGGGAGTAACATCAAACAGTCACAGGAATAAAAGCAACCATGTAATGCTGTCGGCTTccactatatattttttaggattaaatgtaattttcgtCCTTTAACTATAACACAATCccattttaatcttttatttatttagggtttgaatttggtcctctatgtaattaaattgctcaattttaatcctattttGGCCGGAAAAAAACCAAGGCCATTAGAAATTTACACGTGGCTTCTACATGACATTTAAATTGAGGCTGGAATATCATTGgttgaaatttaaatgactTGGTAATTttcgaatttaaaaaaaaaaaattacatggcCAAACACTGCCATCGGACGGCGGCGCGATGGACAATGATGGCGAGAAGATGAAAATTGCAAGATCTTTGCACACAGTTGATGAAAAATGACGGG is a window from the Sesamum indicum cultivar Zhongzhi No. 13 linkage group LG15, S_indicum_v1.0, whole genome shotgun sequence genome containing:
- the LOC105178082 gene encoding cytochrome P450 CYP82D47-like, which encodes MEFSSALYAAITFFLLLYYYLLYSRSAKLSTQKSKSPPEAGGARPFTGHLHLMNGGTSAGLPHINLAALADKYGPVFTIRLGVRRVLIVSSWELAKELFTTRDVAISSRPNFRAAKHLSYDFAMFGFSPYGSYWRELRKLTSVELLSSRRLELLSHVRVSETLQSVNELYKLWEEKRDGSGCMLVDMKRWFGDLTLNVILSMVAGKRYCGVGADAEETRRCHQVLREFFKLAGVFVAADAMPYLGWLDIGGWEKRMKKTAEEMDGIVGGWLAEHREEEYSGKNQKPQDFMDVMLSAVRSADLQTQYDADTIIKATCVVLISGGSDTTTVMLVWTLSLLLNNRHVFKKAQEELDKHVGRERRVDNSDISNLVYLNAIIKETLRLYPAGPIGGTREFIEDSHIGGYHVPKGTWLIVNLWKLHRDPNVWGDDALEFKPERFLSRGKNVDVKGHDFELIPFGAGRRICPGVTIGLQMLHLVLANLLHAFEVSTVSDEMVDMSESAGLTNMKATPLDVLVAPRLPPTLYI